Proteins encoded together in one Leptidea sinapis chromosome 43, ilLepSina1.1, whole genome shotgun sequence window:
- the LOC126976960 gene encoding probable arginine--tRNA ligase, mitochondrial codes for MSAKLKAMLLDQAVNQALTKEYPIKSIKSTHVSYQHAQNVYIVKMNSRPESLNILKSDVNSEEALTFRIDRNLVIKNVLDSIKQNEYDITSNPKKVVIDFSSPNIAKPFHMGHMRSTVIGNFIANINTHFRNQVTKINYLGDWGTQFGLLQYGLKLKNIDVNTLKNNPLQTLYNIYVEANKLAEKDKNIQIDAVKYFAEIESGKMDLQNWKQIKEITVKELEKLYLRLRIKFDLFEWESDYNSQAIRHIIKELEDANIVTTHESGKKIAYVNNRKVTLVKSDDSSLYLTRDIAALLNRYETHKFDKMLYVVDNAQADHFVSLFDIMKRLNKKCATACEHVKFGRIRGMSTRRGNVVFLNDILDEAKTKMYDQQLQSKNTRTSAMNDETCDILGSTAVIINDLKQRRQKDYEFSWDKALQSEGDSGVKLQYLHCRLKSLENNSEVPVPDFCNPECLPEEIIGDVIAELARFDDILKKAYEENEACILVNYLFRLSRYVNKMFNKIIVKGESNDVASQRLLVFYCARQVLKTSLNILGIKPLYEM; via the exons ATGAGCGCAAAACTTAAAGCTATGCTATTAGATCAG GCGGTCAATCAAGCATTAACGAAAGAATACCCTATAAAAAGTATCAAGAGCACTCATGTATCATACCAACATGcacaaaatgtttatattgttaAAATGAACTCAAGACCAGAATCATTAAATATACTCAAATCTGATGTAAATTCGGAAGAAGCATTAACATTTAGAATTGATCGTAACCTTGTAATTAAGAATGTCCTTGATAGCATAAAACAAAATGAATATGATATAACTTCAAATCCTAAGAAAGTTGTTATTGATTTCAGTTCCCCAAATATAGCTAAACCATTTCATATGGGTCATATGAGATCAACAGTAATTGGCAATTTCATTGCTAATATCAATACACATTTTAGAAATCaagtaacaaaaattaattatttaggtgACTGGGGGACTCAATTTGGTCTCCTACAATatggtttaaaattaaaaaacatagatgttaatactttgaaaaataatccACTACAaactttatacaatatttatgttgaggcaaataaattagcAGAGAaggataaaaatatacaaattgatGCTGTTAAATACTTTGCTGAAATAGAATCTGGTAAAATGGATTTGCAAAATTGGAaacaaattaaagaaataacagTTAAAGAATTAGAGAAATTGTATTTACGATTACGAATAAAGTTTGATCTATTTGAATGGGAATCTGACTATAATAGTCAAGCGATCAGGCATATAATCAAAGAGTTAGAAGATGCAAATATCGTAACAACCCATGAATCAGGAAAAAAGATTGCTTATGTTAATAATAGGAAAGTTACACTGGTTAAAAGTGATGATTCTTCATTATATTTAACTAGAGATATAGCTGCATTACTCAATAGGTATGAAACCCACAAATTTGACAAAATGCTTTATGTTGTAGACAATGCCCAGGCAGATcattttgtttctttatttgatattatgaaaAGATTGAACAAAAAATGTGCTACTGCTTGTGAACATGTAAAATTTGGAAGAATTAGGGGCATGAGTACAAGACGTGGTAATGTtgtctttcttaatgatatattGGATGAAGCAAAAACCAAGATGTATGATCAGCAGCTACAATCTAaga ACACTCGGACATCAGCAATGAATGATGAAACCTGTGATATTCTCGGAAGCACTGCTGTTATTATCAATGATTTGAAGCAAAGGAGACAAAAAGATTATGAGTTCAGTTGGGATAAAGCTTTGCAAAGTGAAGGGGACAGTGGAGTGAAGCTTCAATACCTTCATTGCAGACTCAAAAGTTTGGAGAATAATTCGGAAGTGCCTGTGCCTGACTTTTGTAACCCTGAATGTTTACCTGAAGAAATTATTGGTGATGTTATTGCCGAACTGGCTAGATTTGATGATATACTTAAAAAGGCTTATGAAGAGAATGAAGCATGtattttagtaaattatttattcagattatcaagatatgtaaataaaatgtttaataaaatcatagtGAAGGGTGAAAGTAATGATGTTGCCTCACAAAGGCTTCTTGTATTTTACTGTGCTAGACAAGTTCTGAAAACTTCTCTTAATATTTTAGGAATAAAACCTCTGtatgaaatgtaa